One genomic segment of Hordeum vulgare subsp. vulgare chromosome 2H, MorexV3_pseudomolecules_assembly, whole genome shotgun sequence includes these proteins:
- the LOC123428308 gene encoding chemocyanin-like, producing MARGSGMKLAGHGLLLVFLILLQGGVAHSREWYVGDQKGWTFGVMGWPNFKPFREGDVLVFKYDRAAQNVIMVDDFGFGTCTRHPANATVYDSGNDRIRLSRGLVNFISGVSDNCYKGGVKITLTVRV from the exons ATGGCACGGGGAAGCGGCATGAAGCTGGCCGGGCACGGTCTCCTCCTGGTCTTCCTGATACTGCTGCAGGGTGGTGTGGCGCACTCAAGGGAGTGGTACGTTGGCGACCAGAAGGGCTGGACCTTCGGCGTCATGGGCTGGCCTAACTTCAAGCCCTTCAGGGAAGGCGACGTGCTAG TTTTCAAGTACGACCGTGCGGCGCAGAATGTGATAATGGTGGACGACTTCGGGTTCGGAACCTGCACCAGGCACCCTGCCAACGCCACGGTATACGACTCCGGCAACGACCGCATCAGGCTCTCCCGCGGCCTCGTCAACTTCATCAGCGGCGTCTCGGATAACTGCTACAAGGGCGGCGTCAAGATCACACTCACCGTCAGGGTGTGA